A region of Plasmodium falciparum 3D7 genome assembly, chromosome: 12 DNA encodes the following proteins:
- a CDS encoding eukaryotic translation initiation factor 5A, whose protein sequence is MSDHEMYDNIDAGASQTYPVQAGAIKKNGHVMLKEHPCKVVDYSTSKTGKHGHAKAHIVGIDIFTGRKYEDICPTSHNMDVPVVKRTELQLIDITEDGFVSLLYDNGDTKDDLSLPKDTEGNLDEVAKQIRNLFDNGKSVLVSVLSACGQEKIIAAKELSS, encoded by the coding sequence atgtcaGATCATGAAATGTACGATAATATTGATGCTGGAGCATCACAAACGTACCCTGTGCAAGCAGGtgcaataaaaaaaaatggtcaTGTAATGTTGAAAGAGCATCCATGTAAGGTGGTTGATTATTCCACATCAAAAACAGGAAAGCATGGTCATGCAAAAGCACACATTGTAggtatagatatatttacaGGAAGGAAATATGAAGATATATGTCCAACATCTCATAATATGGATGTACCTGTTGTAAAAAGAACTGAATTACAATTAATTGATATTACAGAAGATGGTTTTGTGTCtcttttatatgataatggAGATACCAAAGATGATTTAAGTTTACCAAAAGATACCGAAGGAAACTTAGATGAAGTAGCTAAACAAATACGAAATTTATTCGACAATGGAAAATCTGTTTTGGTTAGTGTTCTTTCAGCTTGTGgacaagaaaaaattattgcAGCAAAggaattatcatcataa